The genomic window CCATATTGAATTGGAATAACCTCATCGTATAAGCCATGGACTGCCACAATCGGCTTGTTGGTGATGTGTTCGCGGTCGGTTTGCGGGCCAACTTCGGGCATCCAACGGCCACTCATCAAAATTGTGCCAGCAATCAATTCGGGCTTGGTCAGGGTTGCGCCTAAACTCATAATTGCACCTTGCGAAAAACCGCCCAAGTAAATTTGCTTAGGATCGCAATCGTAGGCGCTGCATGCTTCGCCCAAAAAGCGCTGCACCGTCTCCCAGCTTTGTTGGGCTTGTTGGGTATCAATATTAAAACCCTTGGCATGCCAATGAATATCGAACCACGAAAAGCCGCCAACTTGGTAGCGATGTGGTGCGCGGGCCGAAACGACGCATAAACGTGGATCAAGATATTGAGCCAAAGGCAGCAGATCATGCTCATTGGCTCCCACGCCATGCAGCATGACCAACAAGGGAGCTTTAGCCTCGGCAACGGTTTGGCGTGGTTTAACGACTTCGTGGATTAATGAAAATTGACTCATGGATTTAGGATGCTCCTTAAGCCCAGCGACGACCGCCATCAACAAAGATGGTTTCGCCAGTAAAATAGGGCGATTCGACGATAAAACGCACAGCTTTGGCGATATCTTCGGGCACGCCTAGCCGTTTCAAGGGAATTTTGTTCAATGAGTTGCTATCTTCTTGCCAGCCATCAGGCAAAAGTGCCACCCCAGGCCCAACAGCCCCAACTCGAATATTGGGAGCTAAAGCCAAAGCCA from Chloroflexota bacterium includes these protein-coding regions:
- a CDS encoding alpha/beta hydrolase, translating into MSQFSLIHEVVKPRQTVAEAKAPLLVMLHGVGANEHDLLPLAQYLDPRLCVVSARAPHRYQVGGFSWFDIHWHAKGFNIDTQQAQQSWETVQRFLGEACSAYDCDPKQIYLGGFSQGAIMSLGATLTKPELIAGTILMSGRWMPEVGPQTDREHITNKPIVAVHGLYDEVIPIQYGRAIRDFLQTLPVQLEYHEFAMGHEINLDSLQVVVKWIKQQLG